Proteins from a single region of Styela clava chromosome 1, kaStyClav1.hap1.2, whole genome shotgun sequence:
- the LOC120340154 gene encoding phosphatidylinositol-3,5-bisphosphate 3-phosphatase MTMR2-like: protein MDKTAEESKDSGAMKDIPPDAVPLLSGEEVKAYLEQDVTYLCLYTGTKVGKMAVTNYKLHFQSGGKQKDSVPFILEVPLCTISKVEKVGGVTSSSKAVDGRNPYGLEITCKDLRVLRFALRHDAHYLRRKMFEKLQEYCFPASNKLPYFAFNYREQYPDSSNGWSLYSVKSEFQRQGLPVEGWRYTKANMINSKYELCDTYPQLLVVPAAANDEHLNQVVQFRSRGRIPVLSWIHPESQATITRCSQPLIGISNKRSRDDERYVQMILDANPHAHKLLIFDARPQANAVANMARGGGYEKNEQYQNAEVIFCDIHNIHVMRESLRKLQDICFLPQLSQDKHWLSSLDQTQWIHHIKVILAAATRIAHEIESAKASVLVHCSDGWDRTAQLTSMSMIMLDSYYRTLEGFQVLIEKEWLSFGHKFAQRIGHGDKNHSDAERSPVFLQFIDCVWQMTQQFPTAFEFNEHFLISVLDHLYSCLFGTFLYNCDKERKNKDIRKKTISLWSMINLHRDDYLNALYVSTYNHHVLLPASSMRHLDLWIGYYGRWNPRMKSQEPVAERHKELLQVRDYLKKQVEELERELAIKQEKEKAVAAAVPNPTVSITNH, encoded by the coding sequence ATGGATAAGACAGCTGAAGAATCGAAGGATTCTGGAGCTATGAAGGACATTCCACCTGATGCTGTTCCACTTCTTTCAGGTGAAGAAGTAAAAGCTTATCTGGAACAAGATGTGACGTATCTTTGTTTATACACTGGCACTAAAGTGGGAAAAATGGCAGTTACAAATTATAAACTTCATTTTCAAAGTGGAGGCAAACAAAAAGATTCTGTACCATTCATACTAGAAGTTCCACTGTGCACAATAAGCAAGGTAGAAAAAGTTGGTGGCGTTACAAGCTCTTCGAAAGCTGTTGATGGGCGTAATCCGTATGGTCTTGAAATTACTTGCAAAGATCTTCGTGTACTTCGATTTGCATTACGTCATGATGCACATTATTTGCGAAGAAAAATGTTCGAGAAACTCCAAGAGTATTGCTTCCCGGCATCAAATAAGTTGCCttattttgctttcaattaCAGAGAACAATATCCAGATAGCAGCAATGGATGGTCTTTATACAGCGTTAAATCTGAGTTTCAAAGACAAGGTTTGCCTGTAGAAGGTTGGAGATACACGAAAGCAAATATGATAAATTCAAAGTATGAACTATGTGATACATATCCGCAACTTCTTGTTGTACCAGCTGCGGCAAATGATGAACATTTGAATCAAGTTGTTCAGTTTCGTAGCCGCGGAAGAATACCGGTTCTGTCTTGGATTCACCCTGAAAGTCAAGCTACTATAACTAGATGTTCGCAGCCATTGATTGGTATCAGTAACAAACGAAGTCGTGACGATGAACGCTATGTTCAAATGATATTAGACGCTAATCCTCACGCCCATAAACTTTTAATATTCGATGCAAGACCCCAAGCGAATGCTGTCGCGAACATGGCAAGAGGTGGAGGTTATGAAAAAAACGAGCAATATCAAAATGCTGAAGTTATATTTTGTGATATTCATAATATTCACGTTATGCGAGAGTCATTGAGAAAACTTCAAGATATCTGCTTCTTGCCACAATTATCTCAAGACAAACACTGGCTTTCCTCTCTCGACCAAACTCAATGGATTCATCATATCAAAGTAATTCTTGCTGCCGCAACAAGGATTGCTCATGAAATTGAAAGTGCCAAGGCGTCTGTTTTAGTCCATTGCAGTGATGGATGGGATAGAACAGCTCAGTTAACCAGTATGTCCATGATTATGCTCGATTCGTACTACAGAACACTAGAAGGATTTCAGGTGTTGATAGAAAAGGAGTGGTTAAGTTTCGGACACAAATTTGCGCAAAGAATTGGCCATGGTGACAAGAATCATTCTGACGCAGAGCGATCTCCTGTATTTTTACAGTTTATTGATTGTGTTTGGCAGATGACACAGCAATTTCCGACTGCGTTCGAGTTTAACGAACATTTTCTGATTTCTGTTCTTGATCATTTATATTCTTGTCTTTTTGGCACATTTCTTTACAACTGTGACAAAGAGAGAAAAAATAAGGATATTCGCAAAAAAACAATATCCTTATGGTCGATGATAAATCTGCATCGTGATGACTATCTAAACGCTCTTTATGTTTCCACATACAACCACCATGTTCTTCTACCAGCTTCTTCAATGAGGCATTTGGATCTTTGGATAGGATATTACGGACGTTGGAATCCAAGAATGAAATCTCAAGAACCCGTTGCCGAACGACACAAAGAATTGCTTCAAGTTCGCGATTACTTGAAAAAACAAGTTGAAGAATTGGAACGTGAACTTGcaataaaacaagaaaaagaaaaggcTGTTGCTGCTGCCGTTCCTAATCCAACTGTATCGATTACTAATCATTGA
- the LOC120340163 gene encoding autophagy protein 5-like produces MVSDLPTVKEVWNGSVMARFTPAAHEISGSGKPPPFYLMLQRNSYLPLINDKIKKHFAQYIGEFNESDIWYDYDGRPLKWHHPIGVLWDLLCYDKQTTPIEITVHFKDFPVESIICYHQMDAIEANFMSMLKEADHLKHRGQVMNNMNKSQHKQLWNSLKNNNFDQFWSINSKLMEGYEGTAVFKYIPLRVYTKDHVFQRLVSPISETENPSETCLNDCLSSIFKQCLSSQKLENFVAVIQGIEVPPNSKMQWLSEHLSNADNFLHVALINNNDNL; encoded by the coding sequence ATGGTTAGTGATTTGCCGACCGTCAAAGAGGTTTGGAATGGATCAGTTATGGCCCGGTTTACACCTGCAGCTCATGAAATATCAGGATCAGGAAAACCGCCACCTTTTTATTTAATGCTACAGAGGAATTCATATTTGCCTTTGatcaatgataaaattaaaaaacattttgcacaATACATTGGTGAATTTAATGAATCTGACATTTGGTATGATTACGATGGACGCCCACTCAAATGGCATCATCCGATTGGTGTTCTCTGGGATTTATTATGTTACGATAAACAAACAACACCCATTGAAATTACAGTCCATTTCAAAGATTTTCCTGTAGAAAGCATCATTTGTTATCATCAAATGGATGCCATTGAGGCAAATTTCATGTCAATGTTGAAAGAAGCAGACCATTTAAAACACAGAGGACAAGTTATgaataatatgaataaatctCAACATAAACAGTTATGGAacagtttgaaaaataataacttTGACCAGTTTTGGTCTATTAATAGTAAATTAATGGAAGGTTATGAAGGCACTGCTGTATTCAAGTATATACCATTGCGTGTATACACTAAAGATCATGTATTTCAAAGACTCGTTTCTCCAATTTCTGAAACCGAAAATCCGTCAGAAACATGCCTAAATGATTGTTTGTCAAGTATATTCAAACAGTGCTTATCCTCACAAAAGTTGGAAAATTTTGTTGCTGTCATTCAAGGAATTGAAGTCCCTCCCAATTCTAAAATGCAATGGTTGAGTGAACATTTAAGTAATGCTGATAATTTTTTGCATGTGGCTTTAATCAACAATAATGACAATTTATAA